One segment of Paenibacillus sp. FSL R7-0337 DNA contains the following:
- a CDS encoding dipeptide ABC transporter ATP-binding protein, whose amino-acid sequence MSESLLEVKGLRKYYPLNKGFFSRDRGSVKAVDDISFAVSKGETFGLVGESGCGKSTTGRALLRLIEPTAGEIWFEGQELTKLSAEEMRKQRREMQIVFQDPFSSLDPRHTVQRILEEPMIVHATGNARQRKAEVERLADVVGLSKAHLQRYPHQFSGGQRQRIGIARALALHPKLIIADEPVSALDVSIQSQVINLMQDLQREFGLTYIFIAHDLSVVKHICDRVAVMYLGRIVEITDKHTLYARPQHPYTQALLSAVPEPDPDIRKERIILQGEVPSPANAPAGCAFNTRCPRVMERCRVTRPPLLETEAGHFTACHLYDGEANTPLA is encoded by the coding sequence ATGAGTGAGAGCCTGCTTGAGGTCAAGGGACTCCGGAAGTATTATCCGCTGAACAAGGGCTTCTTCAGCCGGGACCGCGGCAGTGTGAAGGCTGTGGATGATATCTCCTTCGCTGTAAGCAAGGGCGAGACCTTCGGTCTGGTAGGAGAGAGCGGCTGCGGCAAATCGACCACCGGCCGCGCGCTGCTCCGGCTGATTGAGCCCACAGCGGGTGAGATCTGGTTCGAAGGGCAGGAGCTTACGAAGCTGTCTGCGGAAGAGATGCGGAAGCAGCGCCGGGAGATGCAGATCGTCTTCCAGGACCCGTTCTCCTCTCTGGACCCGCGTCATACTGTGCAGCGTATTCTCGAAGAGCCGATGATTGTACACGCCACCGGCAATGCCAGGCAGCGTAAGGCAGAGGTGGAGCGGCTGGCGGATGTGGTCGGATTGTCCAAGGCGCATCTGCAGCGTTACCCTCACCAGTTCTCGGGCGGACAACGTCAGCGGATTGGCATTGCCAGAGCGCTGGCACTCCATCCGAAGCTGATTATCGCGGATGAGCCTGTCTCTGCGCTGGATGTATCGATCCAGTCCCAGGTCATTAACCTCATGCAGGATTTGCAGCGGGAATTCGGCTTAACTTACATATTTATCGCCCATGATCTTAGTGTGGTGAAGCATATCTGCGACCGGGTAGCAGTAATGTACCTGGGGCGGATTGTCGAAATTACGGACAAGCATACGCTCTATGCCCGGCCGCAGCATCCTTATACGCAGGCCCTGCTCTCTGCGGTTCCTGAACCTGATCCCGATATCCGCAAGGAGCGGATCATTCTGCAGGGGGAGGTACCGAGTCCGGCCAATGCGCCAGCCGGATGTGCATTTAACACGCGTTGTCCGCGCGTGATGGAGCGGTGCCGGGTAACCAGACCTCCGCTGCTCGAGACAGAAGCCGGACACTTCACAGCCTGTCATCTCTATGATGGAGAAGCCAATACACCGCTTGCCTGA